The following are from one region of the Variovorax sp. V213 genome:
- a CDS encoding DUF3300 domain-containing protein: protein MTTPFRRTPAAQLLTISLCIGALAVAGCSKNDNAPGAQVPAPPAVGAPAPAPAAPAPAAYTPPSAEQLYQLVAPIALYPDKLVAQVLAGSTYPDQITAAHGWLLQNAALKGGPLADAANRQPWDPSVKSLTAFRPVLGQMAGNIAWTEALGQAYYNDPADVMNAIQVMRQRASAAGRLKNNDKLRIASAATPQNYSPAPDMQPVYAGPAVIEPPPQFITIEPAQPDVVYVPSYDPQRIYGEPVPVYPGYAYAPPVEAAPGYSRGQMAAAGAFTFGLGVVVGAALERHDWGWRSWDMNWGAPRYRDRDRDRAAQPAYARPAVVYNNSTYISRSTTVVNNVRNVYNNNAPRGVPTGAPAANFAGGPGPGMAQQQNAQLAQQQQQQQQQQQQREQQARQQQAFMRQQQEQQQAGQQAQQLQARQRQQEQQERQGRLQQQQDRLQRQQAQQAQRQQRQQPRQQLQAPDTHQPPPQALLQQQQEQARRQQAQQQQQQQQQARAASRQAQQQQHATQDPQQHRPSAQQEQSRRQQMQQQQQQQAQQQARVLQQQAQQQQVQRQQAQQQARQQQHQEQLQRQQQQAQAAQQQQQQQQQQQRQRQQAMQQQQQQQQQRQQQQAQQAQQVRQQQQQAQQAQQIRQQQQQAQQHAAAAAAAAHRRPPGRPGEPPKEQP from the coding sequence ATGACAACACCATTTCGCCGCACGCCGGCCGCGCAGCTATTGACGATTTCGCTGTGCATCGGCGCGCTCGCCGTCGCCGGCTGCAGCAAGAACGACAACGCCCCTGGCGCCCAGGTGCCTGCACCTCCAGCGGTTGGCGCGCCCGCACCCGCACCGGCCGCTCCAGCGCCCGCAGCCTACACGCCGCCCTCGGCCGAGCAGCTCTACCAGCTCGTGGCACCCATCGCGCTGTATCCCGACAAGCTGGTGGCACAGGTGCTGGCCGGCTCCACCTATCCCGACCAGATCACCGCGGCGCATGGCTGGCTCCTGCAGAACGCCGCACTCAAGGGTGGTCCGCTCGCTGACGCAGCCAACCGGCAGCCCTGGGATCCGAGCGTCAAGTCGCTCACCGCATTCCGACCGGTGCTGGGCCAGATGGCCGGCAACATCGCGTGGACCGAGGCGCTCGGCCAGGCCTACTACAACGATCCGGCCGACGTGATGAACGCCATCCAGGTCATGCGCCAGCGCGCATCGGCGGCGGGCCGGCTCAAGAACAACGACAAGCTGCGCATCGCGAGCGCCGCGACACCGCAGAACTACAGCCCGGCGCCCGACATGCAACCCGTCTACGCCGGCCCCGCCGTGATCGAGCCACCACCGCAGTTCATCACCATCGAGCCGGCGCAGCCCGACGTGGTGTACGTGCCCAGCTACGACCCGCAGCGCATCTACGGCGAGCCGGTGCCCGTGTACCCCGGCTATGCGTATGCCCCGCCCGTCGAGGCCGCGCCCGGCTACAGCCGCGGCCAGATGGCGGCGGCCGGCGCATTCACCTTCGGGCTCGGCGTGGTCGTGGGCGCCGCACTTGAACGCCACGACTGGGGCTGGCGCTCATGGGACATGAACTGGGGCGCCCCGCGCTACCGGGATCGCGACCGCGACCGCGCGGCGCAGCCGGCCTACGCCCGGCCCGCGGTGGTCTACAACAACAGCACCTACATCTCGCGTTCGACGACGGTGGTCAACAACGTGCGCAACGTCTACAACAACAACGCGCCGCGCGGCGTGCCGACTGGCGCTCCCGCGGCCAATTTCGCGGGCGGCCCCGGACCGGGCATGGCTCAGCAACAGAACGCCCAGTTGGCGCAGCAACAGCAACAGCAACAGCAACAGCAACAACAACGAGAACAGCAAGCACGGCAACAGCAAGCCTTCATGCGCCAGCAGCAGGAGCAGCAACAAGCGGGGCAACAGGCCCAGCAATTGCAGGCACGCCAGCGCCAGCAAGAACAGCAGGAGCGGCAGGGGCGCCTTCAGCAGCAGCAGGATCGGTTGCAGCGCCAACAAGCCCAACAGGCGCAGCGACAGCAGCGGCAACAACCACGGCAACAGCTACAGGCGCCTGACACCCATCAGCCGCCGCCGCAGGCCCTGCTTCAACAACAGCAAGAACAAGCGCGGCGACAACAGGCCCAGCAACAGCAGCAACAGCAGCAACAGGCACGTGCGGCCAGCCGTCAGGCTCAACAACAACAGCACGCAACGCAGGACCCCCAGCAACATAGGCCATCGGCACAGCAGGAGCAATCACGGCGCCAGCAGATGCAACAGCAACAGCAACAGCAAGCCCAGCAGCAGGCCCGCGTGCTCCAGCAGCAGGCTCAACAGCAACAGGTGCAACGGCAGCAGGCGCAGCAACAGGCCCGACAACAGCAGCATCAAGAACAATTGCAACGGCAGCAGCAACAGGCGCAGGCCGCGCAACAGCAACAGCAACAGCAACAGCAACAGCAACGGCAACGGCAGCAGGCAATGCAGCAACAGCAGCAACAGCAGCAGCAACGCCAACAGCAACAGGCGCAGCAGGCTCAGCAAGTCCGCCAGCAGCAGCAACAGGCGCAGCAGGCTCAGCAAATCCGCCAGCAGCAGCAACAGGCCCAGCAGCACGCGGCTGCCGCGGCCGCAGCAGCCCATCGCCGCCCGCCCGGCCGCCCCGGCGAACCTCCCAAGGAGCAGCCCTGA
- a CDS encoding glutamate carboxypeptidase has translation MTLHSSFLALRSVSLACSLALGAAAAVHAAPDAKLLAAAEKAQPAVIESLKEMVLIESGSLNVDGLLKMADAVETRLRSAGFKTERRKATAGAGADIVIGTIKGTGKRRIMLQGHMDTVYAAGILNSQPYKVDGNRIYGPGIADDKGGLAVMMASLKILADAGWRDYDTLTVLMNPDEEVGSVGSGELIAAIADQHDTVLSFEPTAAKSVAKGESLLLGAAGIAQATLDVKGRASHAGAAPELGRNALYELSYQMLQTRDVAKDIPGVALNWTVARATGPINQITEKAQALGDIRITQPGAEKKLEAALQAKLASGKLVPDTETTVKVEVGRPAFVAGEKGRALAEKAQAIYKEIDRELALTPMTGGGTDAGYAGRSGKATVVESFGLAGFGYHARDEYIEVDSIVPRLYLVTRLLTEIGKQ, from the coding sequence ATGACCCTGCATTCGTCCTTCCTTGCCCTGCGGTCCGTGTCGCTGGCCTGCAGCCTCGCCCTTGGCGCTGCCGCCGCCGTGCACGCCGCGCCCGATGCCAAGCTGCTCGCCGCCGCCGAGAAGGCGCAGCCCGCGGTGATCGAGAGCCTCAAGGAGATGGTGCTGATCGAATCGGGCAGCCTGAATGTCGATGGCCTGCTCAAGATGGCCGATGCGGTGGAGACGCGGCTCAGGTCTGCTGGCTTCAAGACCGAGCGGCGCAAGGCCACGGCCGGCGCGGGCGCCGACATCGTCATCGGCACCATCAAGGGCACGGGCAAGCGCAGGATCATGCTGCAGGGCCACATGGACACGGTGTACGCCGCAGGCATCCTGAACAGCCAGCCCTACAAGGTCGATGGCAACCGCATCTACGGACCGGGGATTGCGGACGACAAGGGCGGGCTCGCGGTCATGATGGCTTCGCTGAAGATCCTGGCCGACGCGGGCTGGCGCGACTACGACACGCTCACGGTGCTCATGAACCCCGACGAAGAGGTGGGCTCGGTCGGCTCCGGCGAGCTCATCGCGGCCATAGCCGATCAGCACGACACGGTGCTGTCGTTCGAGCCGACGGCCGCCAAGTCGGTGGCCAAGGGTGAATCGCTGCTGCTGGGCGCGGCCGGCATCGCGCAGGCCACGCTCGACGTGAAGGGCCGTGCGTCGCATGCGGGTGCGGCACCCGAGCTGGGGCGCAATGCCCTGTACGAGCTGTCGTACCAGATGCTGCAGACCAGGGACGTCGCGAAAGACATCCCCGGCGTCGCGCTCAACTGGACCGTGGCGCGCGCGACCGGCCCGATCAACCAGATCACCGAAAAGGCCCAGGCACTCGGCGACATCCGCATCACGCAGCCCGGCGCCGAGAAGAAGCTGGAGGCGGCATTGCAAGCGAAGCTCGCGAGCGGCAAGCTGGTGCCCGATACCGAGACCACGGTCAAGGTCGAAGTGGGTCGCCCGGCCTTTGTGGCAGGCGAGAAGGGCCGCGCGCTGGCCGAGAAGGCCCAGGCCATCTACAAGGAAATCGACCGCGAACTCGCGCTCACGCCAATGACCGGTGGCGGCACTGATGCGGGCTATGCGGGCCGCTCGGGGAAGGCGACCGTGGTCGAGAGCTTTGGCCTGGCGGGCTTCGGCTATCACGCACGCGACGAATACATCGAGGTCGATTCGATCGTGCCGCGCCTCTATCTTGTCACTCGGCTGCTGACGGAAATCGGCAAGCAGTAA
- a CDS encoding helix-turn-helix domain-containing protein yields the protein MNPHTGTKPGTKPKDEAPTLDRTTFGHRLRAARKRFGWTLAQLAERSGVSITTISRAERGQLALGYENFTALGRALEMDMNAMFAGAGVKPAQLDGPVVTRAGKGVVYRGLSIAYEFLGTSAAGKQMSPIVGTVHARRIHGPEDFVRHSGEEFAYVLSGEIEVHFDNGEMVRLGRGDSLYFDSRIGHAYVSVSRQLAKIVGMTTAESGHMRSAREAPAARPVEKVSSKPTPKSKPAVATKKATRGRGA from the coding sequence GTGAATCCACACACAGGGACCAAGCCGGGGACAAAGCCGAAGGACGAGGCACCCACGCTGGACCGCACCACTTTCGGCCATCGCCTGCGCGCGGCGCGCAAGCGCTTCGGCTGGACGCTGGCGCAGTTGGCCGAGCGCTCGGGCGTGTCGATCACCACCATTTCCCGCGCCGAGCGCGGGCAGCTGGCGCTCGGCTACGAGAACTTCACCGCGCTGGGCCGCGCGCTGGAGATGGACATGAACGCCATGTTCGCGGGCGCCGGCGTCAAGCCCGCGCAACTGGACGGACCGGTCGTCACGCGGGCCGGGAAGGGCGTCGTGTACCGCGGCCTGTCGATTGCATATGAATTCCTCGGCACCTCGGCGGCCGGCAAGCAGATGAGCCCCATCGTGGGCACCGTGCATGCGCGCCGCATCCATGGGCCGGAAGATTTCGTGCGGCACTCCGGCGAGGAATTCGCCTATGTGCTGTCGGGCGAGATCGAGGTGCACTTCGACAACGGCGAAATGGTGCGCCTCGGGCGCGGCGACTCTCTGTATTTCGACAGCCGCATCGGCCACGCCTATGTGAGCGTGAGCCGGCAGCTCGCGAAGATCGTGGGCATGACCACGGCGGAGAGCGGGCACATGAGGTCGGCGCGGGAGGCGCCCGCGGCCAGGCCGGTGGAAAAGGTGTCATCCAAACCTACGCCCAAATCCAAGCCCGCAGTCGCCACAAAGAAAGCCACGCGAGGCCGCGGGGCCTGA
- a CDS encoding NAD(P)/FAD-dependent oxidoreductase yields MTSNSPAPTVADYLVIGGGIAGASVAYWLAPHARVILLEREAQPGYHSTGRSAALFMESYGTAQVRALTMASRAFLEHPPEGFSEHPLLTPRGAMMVASKAHLPELEAHWDVLRAMNTGAKRLSGEEALAMVPVLRPDQVAGAVYEPDAADMDVHAIHQGYLRGMRQAGGKLVCDAGVTAIERIGDHWRVTAGGAVYEAPVVLDAAGAWVDTIAQMAGVQPIGIEPRRRSAFIFAPPEGSSVAHWPMVFGADEGWYIKPDAGMLLGSPANADPVEPQDVQPEELDIAFAIHRIEEATTLAIRRPTRTWAGLRTFVADGDLVGGFDPDAPGFFWVAAQGGYGIQTSAAMGEACAALARGLPLPERIAGFGLTAGMLGPQRLRAAAAAG; encoded by the coding sequence ATGACCTCCAACTCTCCAGCGCCCACGGTGGCCGATTACCTCGTGATCGGCGGCGGCATTGCCGGGGCTTCCGTGGCCTATTGGCTCGCGCCCCATGCCCGCGTGATCCTGCTCGAACGCGAAGCCCAGCCGGGCTATCACTCCACCGGCCGCTCGGCCGCGCTCTTCATGGAAAGCTATGGCACGGCGCAGGTGCGCGCCCTCACCATGGCGAGCCGCGCCTTTCTCGAGCATCCACCCGAAGGCTTTTCCGAACACCCGCTGCTCACGCCGCGCGGCGCGATGATGGTCGCGAGCAAGGCGCACCTGCCGGAGCTCGAGGCGCACTGGGACGTGCTGCGTGCCATGAACACGGGCGCCAAGCGCCTCAGCGGCGAAGAAGCGCTCGCGATGGTCCCCGTGCTGCGGCCCGACCAGGTGGCCGGCGCCGTCTACGAACCCGATGCCGCGGACATGGACGTGCATGCCATTCACCAAGGCTATCTGCGCGGCATGCGGCAGGCCGGCGGCAAGCTGGTGTGCGATGCGGGCGTGACGGCCATCGAACGCATCGGCGACCACTGGCGCGTGACGGCTGGCGGCGCCGTCTACGAAGCGCCGGTGGTGCTCGATGCCGCGGGGGCCTGGGTCGACACCATCGCGCAGATGGCGGGCGTGCAGCCCATCGGCATCGAGCCGCGCCGACGCTCCGCCTTCATCTTCGCGCCGCCCGAAGGCAGCAGCGTCGCGCACTGGCCCATGGTGTTCGGCGCCGACGAAGGCTGGTACATCAAGCCCGATGCCGGCATGCTGCTCGGCTCGCCGGCCAACGCCGATCCGGTGGAGCCGCAGGACGTGCAGCCCGAGGAGCTGGACATCGCCTTCGCGATCCATCGCATCGAGGAAGCGACCACGCTCGCCATCCGCCGCCCCACCCGCACCTGGGCGGGCCTGCGTACCTTCGTGGCCGACGGCGACCTGGTGGGCGGCTTCGATCCGGATGCGCCGGGCTTCTTCTGGGTTGCGGCGCAGGGCGGCTACGGCATCCAGACTTCCGCGGCCATGGGCGAGGCGTGTGCCGCACTGGCACGCGGGCTGCCGCTGCCCGAACGCATCGCGGGCTTCGGCCTCACGGCCGGGATGCTCGGGCCGCAGCGGCTGCGCGCGGCGGCCGCCGCGGGCTGA
- a CDS encoding M81 family metallopeptidase — protein sequence MRVFSASLATETNTFGPMPTGLASFRDRGYFPAGQHPDAMTLFSGPLWAARMRGADKGWELFEGMVAGAQPSGTTTRHAYETLRDELLADLRAALPVDMVLLGLHGAMVADGYDDCEGDLLAHVRRIVGPGVVVGAELDPHNHLTPEMVANADVMISFKEYPHTDVLERGLELVDICAATVEGKVKPVAAVVDCDMIVTVHTSRQPARGFVERMQSLEGKDGVLSISLTHGFSWGDVPEMGTKVLVYTDGDKAKADALARQLADEVIAMRDGLAIDYPDIDASLDQALAFDGGPVVLADGADNPGGGAASDSTFILRRMVERGIANAAIGPMWDPIAVRIAFDAGVGAKLAMRIGGKISPLSGDPIDLDCTVKALRHDLVMTGLAGTPTLMGDSALVEANGIEIVLITLRNQAMGTDLFTQLGCDLAAKKIVVVKSSQHFYASYSKVARHVIYAGAPGAVTLDLNTLPYRKARLPKWPIGAAA from the coding sequence ATGCGTGTCTTCAGTGCCTCCCTTGCCACCGAAACCAACACCTTCGGCCCCATGCCGACCGGCCTCGCGTCGTTCAGGGACCGGGGCTACTTTCCGGCCGGCCAGCACCCGGACGCGATGACGCTGTTCTCGGGCCCGCTGTGGGCCGCGCGCATGCGCGGCGCCGACAAGGGCTGGGAGCTGTTCGAGGGCATGGTGGCCGGCGCGCAGCCCAGCGGCACCACCACACGCCACGCCTACGAAACGCTGCGCGACGAGCTGCTGGCCGACCTGCGCGCGGCACTGCCGGTCGACATGGTGCTGCTGGGCCTGCACGGCGCCATGGTGGCCGACGGCTACGACGACTGCGAAGGCGACCTGCTTGCGCACGTCCGGCGGATCGTCGGACCCGGCGTGGTGGTTGGCGCCGAGCTCGATCCGCACAACCACCTGACGCCCGAGATGGTCGCCAACGCCGACGTGATGATCTCGTTCAAGGAATATCCGCACACCGACGTGCTCGAACGCGGCCTGGAACTGGTGGACATCTGCGCCGCCACGGTCGAAGGCAAGGTGAAGCCGGTGGCCGCGGTGGTCGACTGCGACATGATCGTGACCGTCCACACCTCGCGCCAGCCGGCGCGCGGTTTCGTCGAGCGCATGCAGTCGCTCGAAGGCAAGGACGGCGTGCTGTCGATCTCGCTCACGCACGGCTTCTCCTGGGGCGACGTTCCCGAGATGGGCACCAAGGTGCTGGTCTACACCGACGGCGACAAGGCCAAGGCGGATGCGCTGGCCCGCCAGCTCGCCGATGAAGTCATCGCCATGCGCGACGGGCTCGCGATCGACTACCCGGACATCGATGCCTCGCTCGACCAGGCACTGGCCTTCGACGGCGGCCCCGTGGTGCTGGCCGACGGCGCCGACAACCCCGGCGGCGGCGCCGCCAGCGACTCCACCTTCATCCTGCGCCGCATGGTCGAGCGCGGCATCGCCAACGCGGCCATCGGCCCGATGTGGGACCCGATCGCGGTGCGCATCGCTTTCGATGCCGGCGTGGGCGCCAAGCTCGCGATGCGCATCGGGGGCAAGATCAGCCCGCTCTCGGGCGACCCGATCGACCTCGACTGCACCGTGAAAGCGCTGCGGCACGACCTGGTGATGACGGGGCTCGCGGGCACGCCCACGCTCATGGGCGACAGCGCGCTGGTCGAGGCCAACGGCATCGAGATCGTGCTGATCACGCTGCGCAACCAGGCCATGGGCACCGACCTGTTCACGCAGCTGGGCTGCGATCTCGCGGCCAAGAAGATCGTCGTCGTGAAGTCGTCGCAGCACTTCTACGCCTCCTACTCGAAGGTCGCCAGGCACGTGATCTATGCGGGCGCTCCCGGTGCGGTGACGCTCGACCTGAACACGCTGCCCTACCGGAAGGCCCGCCTGCCCAAGTGGCCCATCGGCGCTGCCGCCTGA
- a CDS encoding ABC transporter substrate-binding protein — MKRRTLAALATLALSAACLPALAQTPPKTLKVVAHADLKILDPTFTTAYISRNFGYMVYDTLFAQDANGKPQPQMAEKYTTSKDGRQWSFTLRPGLKFSDGSAVTSADAIASLQRWAARDSIGRAMVAGGAEWKTVDARTFTLTLTEPFGLVLEGLAKPSSFPPVILPERLAKMPATAPLPEVIGSGPFIFKRDEWVPGNKTVFVRNPGYVPRSEPPSGLAGSKKTTFDRVEWLYLPDANSAIAALKRGEVDLVEQVPPDYIAPLRTDSSVKIGSGGTYQGFLVMNHLLPPFNNPKVRQALLQAVSQERIVAAMGYPLDMRMAYCQTFFICGSPNDTAAGAEPYRKADVAKAKKMLADAGYKGEKVTILVPSDVTYLNAEALMAAQTMRSIGMNVDAQTMDWASIGARRAKRDAPEAGGWNMYVTVAGEFDVNSPITNAYLSAACGNTLPGWPCDKPLDDLRNAWLKETAPAKRREILDAFQARAYEVVPYINAGQYSAAFAARASLKGTDKLWAGMPTVWMLDK; from the coding sequence ATGAAACGACGAACGCTCGCAGCCCTTGCCACCCTGGCGCTTTCAGCCGCGTGCCTGCCGGCGCTCGCCCAGACGCCGCCCAAGACACTCAAGGTGGTGGCGCATGCCGACCTGAAGATCCTCGACCCGACCTTCACCACCGCCTACATCTCGCGCAACTTCGGCTACATGGTGTACGACACGCTCTTCGCGCAGGACGCGAACGGCAAGCCGCAGCCGCAGATGGCCGAAAAATACACCACCTCCAAGGACGGCAGGCAGTGGAGTTTCACGCTGCGCCCGGGCCTGAAGTTCTCGGACGGCAGCGCCGTGACTTCAGCCGACGCCATTGCCTCGCTGCAGCGCTGGGCCGCGCGCGACAGCATCGGCCGCGCCATGGTGGCCGGCGGCGCCGAATGGAAGACGGTGGACGCGCGCACCTTCACGCTCACGCTCACCGAGCCCTTCGGCCTGGTGCTCGAAGGGCTGGCCAAGCCGTCGAGCTTTCCGCCGGTGATCCTGCCGGAACGGCTCGCAAAGATGCCCGCGACCGCGCCGCTGCCCGAAGTGATCGGCTCCGGCCCCTTCATCTTCAAGCGCGACGAATGGGTGCCGGGCAACAAGACCGTGTTCGTGCGCAACCCCGGCTACGTGCCGCGCAGCGAACCGCCCAGTGGCCTGGCCGGCAGCAAGAAGACCACCTTCGACCGCGTCGAATGGCTCTATCTGCCCGATGCCAACAGCGCCATTGCCGCACTCAAGCGCGGCGAGGTCGACCTGGTGGAACAGGTGCCGCCGGACTACATCGCGCCGCTGCGCACCGATTCGAGCGTGAAGATCGGCTCGGGCGGCACCTACCAGGGCTTCCTGGTCATGAACCACCTGTTGCCGCCTTTCAACAACCCGAAAGTGCGCCAGGCGTTGCTGCAGGCCGTGAGCCAGGAACGCATCGTCGCGGCCATGGGCTATCCGCTGGACATGCGCATGGCCTACTGCCAGACCTTCTTCATCTGCGGCAGCCCCAACGACACCGCCGCGGGCGCCGAGCCCTACCGCAAGGCCGACGTGGCCAAGGCCAAGAAGATGCTCGCGGACGCCGGCTACAAGGGCGAGAAGGTCACCATCCTGGTGCCGAGCGACGTCACCTACCTCAATGCCGAAGCGCTGATGGCCGCGCAGACCATGCGCAGCATCGGCATGAACGTCGACGCACAGACCATGGACTGGGCCTCCATCGGCGCGCGCCGCGCCAAGCGCGACGCACCGGAGGCCGGCGGATGGAACATGTACGTCACCGTGGCCGGTGAGTTCGACGTCAACTCCCCCATCACCAATGCCTACCTGAGCGCGGCCTGCGGCAACACGCTGCCCGGCTGGCCCTGCGACAAGCCGCTCGACGACCTGCGCAACGCCTGGCTCAAGGAAACCGCACCGGCCAAGCGGCGCGAAATACTCGACGCCTTCCAGGCCCGCGCCTACGAAGTAGTGCCGTACATCAACGCAGGCCAGTACTCGGCGGCATTTGCCGCCCGCGCCAGCCTCAAGGGCACGGACAAGCTCTGGGCCGGCATGCCGACGGTCTGGATGCTCGACAAGTAA
- a CDS encoding ABC transporter permease, whose protein sequence is MGYILRRFLSTLPVMAVVAVVVFLLIHLSPGDPAALIAGDLASVEDIEKLRAALGLNLPLWQQFAIWVGRLFTGDLGTSIFTQVPVAQLLSQRLEPTVSIAVLTMALTLVLAVPLGTLAAYRAGSWIDRLVMLFAVLAFSVPVFLVGYLLIYAFAIQLPWFPVQGYVRFSDSPAQWLRGLVLPCVNLALVYIALVTRMTRATVLEVLHEDYIRTARAKGLGVLPVLGHALRNAAIPIATTVGVGIALLIGGVVVTETVFAIPGVGRLVIDSVQRHDYPVIQSVLLLSAGVYVLINLLIDLSYRLFDPRITY, encoded by the coding sequence ATGGGCTACATCCTCAGGCGATTTCTCTCGACGCTGCCGGTGATGGCCGTCGTGGCGGTGGTGGTCTTCCTGCTGATCCACCTTTCGCCGGGCGACCCCGCGGCGCTGATCGCGGGCGACCTGGCCTCGGTCGAAGACATCGAGAAGCTGCGCGCCGCCCTGGGCCTGAACCTGCCGCTGTGGCAGCAGTTCGCCATCTGGGTCGGCAGGCTCTTCACCGGCGATCTCGGCACGTCGATCTTCACTCAGGTGCCGGTGGCGCAATTGCTCTCGCAGCGGCTGGAGCCCACGGTGTCGATCGCCGTGCTGACCATGGCGCTCACGCTGGTGCTGGCGGTGCCGCTGGGCACGCTCGCGGCCTACCGCGCGGGCAGCTGGATCGACCGGCTCGTGATGCTGTTCGCGGTGCTCGCGTTCTCGGTGCCCGTGTTCCTGGTCGGCTACCTGCTGATCTATGCCTTCGCGATCCAGCTGCCGTGGTTCCCGGTGCAGGGCTACGTGCGCTTCTCCGACAGCCCGGCCCAATGGCTGCGCGGCCTGGTGCTGCCCTGTGTGAACCTGGCGCTGGTGTACATCGCGCTGGTCACCCGTATGACACGCGCCACCGTGCTGGAGGTGCTGCACGAAGACTACATCCGCACCGCGCGCGCCAAGGGCCTCGGCGTGCTGCCGGTGCTGGGCCATGCGCTGCGCAACGCGGCCATTCCCATCGCCACCACGGTGGGTGTGGGCATCGCGCTGCTGATCGGTGGCGTGGTGGTGACGGAGACCGTGTTCGCCATCCCGGGCGTGGGCCGGCTCGTGATCGATTCGGTGCAGCGCCACGACTACCCGGTGATCCAGAGCGTACTGCTGCTGTCGGCCGGCGTGTACGTGCTCATCAACCTGCTGATCGATCTGAGCTACCGCCTCTTCGATCCGCGCATCACGTACTGA